Proteins encoded in a region of the Desertibacillus haloalkaliphilus genome:
- a CDS encoding SDR family NAD(P)-dependent oxidoreductase, protein MSEHKPLKDKVAIVTGGSSGIGRASAIQLSKMGAKIALVDLKERNARKVKEEIESFG, encoded by the coding sequence ATGAGCGAACATAAACCATTGAAGGATAAAGTTGCTATTGTTACAGGTGGATCTTCAGGAATCGGAAGAGCAAGTGCCATTCAACTATCGAAAATGGGGGCGAAGATTGCGCTGGTTGACCTAAAGGAAAGGAATGCTAGAAAAGTGAAGGAGGAAATAGAGAGCTTTGGTG